DNA from Asticcacaulis sp. ZE23SCel15:
ATGACGAAAACTGTTTGGTTTTCAGGCCGTCCAGCGCGCCTTTGAGGGTCAGTTTAGTCAGGTCACTCATGGTCTATTCCACCACTTTCGGCACGACGAAAAAGCCATCAACAGTTTTTGGCGCGTTTTTAACGACATCCGCGACCTTACCACCGTCGGACACAACGTCTTCGCGCAGCGGAGCGGCCGCGGCCACGGCGGTGGTCATCGGCTCCACGCCGGTCACGTCGATCTCGTTCAACTGCTCGATCCAGCCCAGAATACCGTTCAATTCGCCGGACAGGCTTTCCAGCCGCGCTTCGGGCTCCCGCAGTCGCGACAAGGACGCGACCTTCTTCACCGTTGCCACATCAATGGCCATGAGGCTTCACTCCACGTAAATTCAGAGGGATTGGGTTAGACATTACGCCTCGTCTTGACAAGGCCCCGCTACGCAAAGATTGCACAATTATTCGCCTGCAACCGCTGGACAGGCTGGCAAAGCCCTATAAACATGCCAACAGCTCGCCGCCCTGCACACCGGAGCGTCCCAAAGGAGCCTTAAATGTCTGAAAAGGATCGCTTCATTACCCTGATCCGCGACGCCCTGCCCCGCAATCGCGATGGGTTGATGCAGCAGTGGCAAAACCCGCAAGGCACCACAACCCGTCACTTTATACTGGATAACCTGCTGCCCGCAGCCGACGCGCACCGTATTCATGAGGCGTTTCCGCGTGATGGCGACGGCTTTTTCAACCGCGACACCTTCCGCGAAAAGAAGCGCACCTCAACCGACCTCAGTGGCTATGCGCCCATCCTGTCCGACATCACCTATGCCTTGCAGGATCAGGCGATTGTTGAGCTGATCGCCGATATGGTCGGGTTTGAGGCGATTGAACCGGACCCAAAGCTCTACGCCGGCGGCCTGTCGATGATGTTCAAGGACGATTTCCTCAACCCGCACATTGACAATAGCCATGACGGCGACCGCCAAAAATACCGGCGCCTGAATCTGCTCTATTACGTCTCACCAGACTGGAAAACCGAATATGGCGGCAATCTGGAGCTATGGGACGATGAGCGCAAAACCCCGGTAACGGTGACCGCGGCCTTTAACCGGCTGGTGGTGATGGAAACGACAAAGCTAAGCTGGCATTCAGTCAGCCCCGTCGTAACGGATCGCCCCCGCACTTGCGTCTCCAACTATTATTTCTCGAACATTTCGCCGGATCAGTCAGACTACTTCCACGTCACGTCCTTTTCCGGCCGTCCGGGGGAAACACTTAAATCGGCCATTGGCGTGGTCGATAATGCCGCCCGCAATCTGGTGTCCAAAACGCTTGGCACCGGGCGCGGACGTGACCGCATCAATAAGACGTAGGTTAAAACTAAGCCCGCGCCATCCGGTTTGGGTGGGCACGGGCCTGGTTTAAGCGCACAGTGTATTCAAAAACTATTGGCTAAGACCGGCCAGAACGCGGCCCTTGTCGGCATAGACCGGGGCGTTCTTAGACTCATGCAGCGCCGTCAGGGTCGGTTGATTAAGCTGGCGCACAGCATTGGAAAGTGCGGCCTGAGCACACTGGCGATCCTGAGCGGCGTAGCGCTGATATTCACTATCGCAAAGAGTATTCGCGGTGTTTTTAAGCTGACGATAAACCTTTGCCACCTCAGCCGTATTATTGAAGTTGACGCCTTCGACAGACACCACGGTCTTCGTGGCGGTACGGTCTTTTTCGCCCGCCTGCGCCACCGATACACCCGCACTCAAAAGCGCCACAGACGCCAACGCCACCATATAAACTGAACGTACCATTTTAAATTCTCCTCATGCTTGGAGCCCATCGCTCCGGTGAGGATTGAATACACTCAACGTAAATTACTTTAAATAACATTTTTATTAAATATTCGTCACACATTACATTGAATACATTAATTAAATTCGTTTCATATATTACATATTTTTAACAGATTAACTTTCTGTAATTCGTTAATTACTTGTCACAAAATAAACGAAACAAATATCTGTTTATTTTGAAACCACATCACTTTCCGCGCATCGGCCACAGCCTGTAAAACCGTTGACTTTTCAGACATTCCGGCCCACAGCACCACCATGGCCGTTGTAGATATAACTGAACTAAAAGCTCTATTGCCCGTCCGCACAGGGGTGCTGGGGCTCGACCTGGGTGAAAAAACCATCGGCGTGGCGGTGAGCGATATTTCGCTTACCATCGCCTCGCCTCTGGAATTGGTTAATAAGACCAAGTTCACCCAGGAGGCCGAGCATCTGTTTGGTCTGATGAAAAAGCGCGAAGCATCCGGGATGGTGATCGGCCTGCCCGTCAATATGGACGGCACCGAAGGCACGCGCTGCCAGTCAGTGCGTGCCTTTGCCCGCAACCTTTTACGTTTGCGTGACCTTCCGATCGCCTTCTGGGATGAGCGCTGGTCGTCATCTGTGATGAACCGCTTCCTGATCGAAGAGGCGGATCTTACCCGCGCCAAACGCGCCGAGGTCATCGACCGCTCCGCCGCCGCCTATATTCTGCAAGGGGCTTTAGACCGGATAAAGGGCATGGAATAGCCCTCAATCCGGCCCAACCCTATTTATGATTCGCCGCCACCATGACCTCACCACCACTGATCTGGGCGTGATACCGAGTTAAAACTGGCCGATCAATGTCGGTAACCGCCCCATTAAGTGCCCGCTCCGCACAGCGCCTGTCTGCGCTTCGACTGGCATTTGGGCCGGAATTACAGACATCATAAGCCACAAAACGCAAGTGTCGATAAAGACGGTCGACATCGCGTGCATCTGTGAAATCAACGTCGCGCAACGATAACCGTCGTTCAACAGGCTCACGATCCACATCCATCAGACGCATCCGCTCGCCCGCCTCGACCTTAACTTCCGGAATCTCCTGAGCCAAAGCCGTCGTGACCGGTGCCGATATAACAACGCCTGAAAGCAACGCTACCAAATAAATAGAACGAGACATGATGTCCCTCCTTTTGGTTTATGCGTAATCCCCGCCCTCGCGCCGTCAACATACGCCGGATCAAAATAAAAGCGACTTAATTATTATTAAATATCAGCCGTCAAATACTCACAAAAAATTGCACTAAGACAGTAACCACAACCCTATACCACTGACGGTTATTGCAAATGAAACCGCCTTTGTGAGACTTGTGTCTTACCGCCCTATCTTTAGACACCTGACGTCCGCAACCCCCTACAGGTTGACTCGCGCCGCGCCGACCGCCAAAGACAGGCCATGACACCTGACACCTTTATCAATGGCATTATGCCGGTTTTCCTGATGATTGCGCTGGGGTACGGCCTGAAGAAATCGGGCTTTTTGCCGCTGCACGTTTGGAACCCGATTGAGCGGCTGGCGGTCTATGTCTTTTATCCGGGCTTTCTGATCCCAGCCATCTGGCACGCCGATCTGAGCGGGCTATCGGCCGGACCGGTCAGCATTGGCGTCACTGCGGCGATGATATTATCAGCGCTGTTGGGCTTTGCGCTAAAGCCGTTTTTGAAACTCAACGGCCCCACCTTTACCTCGGTTTTCCAAGGTTTGATCCGGTTCAATTCGTTTGTGTTCCTGCCGATCGCCACCGCCATTTTCGGCGATGAAGCGCTTGGGCTGGCGGCCATTGCCATGAGCGCGCTCATACCCTTAAGCAACATGGCCTCGATCATGGTACTGGCCCGCTGGGGTGAGTTGGAGGGCGAAAACCAGCCTGACCGGTCGTTCAAGGCGATCATGCTGCGGCTGTTCACCAATCCGATTTTTCTGTCGTGCCTGATCGGGCTGTTTCTTAATGCCACCCACGCCCCCAGCGTGCCGTTTATCGACAAAGACCTTAAGATGCTGGGCGATGCCGCTATTCCGACCGGATTGATACTGGCCGGAGCGGGTTTGAGTTTTGGCTATATTTTCAAAAGCCCTGGACTGGTGGTCGCCACGTCTTTGTTCAAGGTCATGGTGGTGCCGATTCTGAGCTGGGGCATCTGCCGCGCTCTGGGTGGAGACACTTTAGCCCAGGGTGTCGCCCTGTGCTGCGGGGCCGCGCCGTGTGCGGCCGTCGCCTACGTTCAGGCCCGCCATATGGGCGGCGACGCGGCCCTGATGGCCGGAATCGTGGCGCTGACGACCTCTTTGAGCTTGATCACTCTGCCGATTTTATTGTGGTTGTTTCATCTGGCTTAGTTCCCTCGGCCTGCCACGGCTCTAAAGTAACAGAAATGCTTTCAGCTATTAAGTAGCCATCAACACCGTAAGCCCCTTCCATATCAAGCTTAAGCCCACTGTCGCAGCGGGTTACTTTCAATTCCAAGAGCGCATTTTGATGATTCCAGTTACCAATCTCTAATTCACTGATCCCTTTTACCGAAAAGGTAACAAGGGCGTGCAAATCAAGCCGGTAATAACCGCGTTCATCGGTGTCGGGGTTCATGCGAAATGTATAGAGGCGAATGACAGAGGGATCAGGGTCACGGCAAATCTCTATACTCACAACCTCAGCATCATGAAAACGCGGTATATGGCCAAACCACGCAGTCACCGCACTCCAGTCAATTACGTCTTGTTCCATTGAGACACTTTAGTTTCGGGTTATGGCGGGCCGCAAATTATGGTTGCAGCCAGTTGATCGTTAAATCTAGCTTTTTGCAACACTAGAACTCCCCCTGCGGGGCCGCCCGCGCGGTGCTGGAGGAGCTTTCATTTAAGACCTACTTAAATGAAAGAGGGGGTAATCCTGCCGCTGTTATTACCCCACCTTCCGGTTTGATAAATCAAACCTCCCCCCTCCCCTCCAAGAGGGGAGGTTCTTAATATCTTGCCACGTCCGTCATTGCGGCCTATAGCCCCCTTTTATGACCGATTTCACCGACCAGATTCGTGAGCGGCTGTTGCCGTTCCCCAAACGCCACTTTATCGCGTCGCAGGACCTCGATCCGCCTGACATTATGGCGCTGCTAGATCTGGCTGATCTGTTCGTCGATATGAACCGGCGCTCAACGAAAAAGCTTGATCTGCTCAAGGGCCGCACCCAGGTCAATCTGTTCTTTGAGAACTCAACCCGCACGCAATCGAGCTTTGAACTGGCCGGTAAGCGCTTAGGCGCCGATACGGTCAATATGGCCGCCAAGACCTCAAGCGTGGCCAAGGGCGAAACCCTGATCGACACGGCGGTAACACTCAACGCCATGAAGCCCGATCTGCTGGTGATACGCCACTCGGCATCGGGTGCGGCAGAACTTCTGGCCCAGAAAGTCGGCTGCTGCGTCATCAATGCCGGCGACGGCCAGCATCAGCACCCGAACTCAGGCCCTGCTCGACATGCTGTCGATCCGCCGCGCCTTTGGCCACGTTGATGGTTTGACGGTGGCCATCTGTGGCGATGTTGGCCACTCCCGCGTCGCGCGATCAAATGTGATCCTGCTCAATGCCATGGGGGCCAATGTCCGGCTGGTCGGGCCCGCCACGCTTATTCCGGGCGATGCCGATCAGTGGGGCTGCGAAGTCTATCACGACATGCGCGAAGGCATTGCCGGGGCCAATGTGGTCATGATGCTGAGGTTACAGCTTGAGCGCATGGACGGGGCGTTTATCCCCTCGACCCGTGAATATTTCCGCTTCTTTGGCCTTGACCGTGAAAAGCTGCAAGTCGCCGCGAAAAACGTGCGCGTCATGCACCCCGGCCCGATGAACCGCGGCGTCGAGATTGACTCAGAGGTCGCCGACGATTTATCGATTTCCCTCATTCAGGATCAGGTCGAAATGGGCGTCGCCGCCCGCATGGCGGTGTTGGCCTCACTCGCCGCGCGTCTCGAAGCGGAGGGGAAGTAACCCATAATGACATCTCAACCCCTCGCCCTTGTAAACGCCCGCCTGATCGATCCCGACAGCGGTTATGATGGCCCAGGCTCCGTCATCATTGCCGAAGGCGTCATCGCCGACGTCATTTTCTCTGATGTGCCACCTTCGGGCAGTGCGGACTATAAGGTCATCGACTGCGACGGAAACCTTGTCTGTCCAGGCCTGATCGATTTGCGTGTCAAAACCGGTGAGCCCGGCCATGAGCAGAAAGAAACCCTGAAATCGGCGTCACTGGCGGCGGCGGCGGGCGGCGTCACCTCCTTTGTGGTGCAACCCGATACCCATCCGGTGATTGATGAGCCGGCCATGGTCGATTTTATCCTGCGTCGTGCCCGCGATATCGAACTGGTGCACGTCTATCCGGCGGGTGCGGCCACCAAGGGCTGCGACGGCAAGACGATGGCTGAGATCGGCCTGATGAATGAGGCCGGTGCGCTCTATTTCACCGATGTCGATCAGCCGATCATCAATACCAAGGTCTTTGGCCGGGTGCTGGCCTATGCGGGCGGATTCAATGCGTTGGTCGCCCACCGCCCCAAGGAGCCTTGGCTGTCGGATGGGGCGGTCGCCACCTCCGGCGAAATGGCCTCGCGCATGGGCCTTTCGGGGGTTTCAGCCCTTGCCGAGCGCATCGCGCTGGAGCGCGATCTGGCCATGGTCGAACTGACCGGCACGCGGCTTTTGGTTGATCAGATATCAACCGCCGCGTCGGTGGAGACCCTGAAACGCACCAAGGCCAAGGGCCTGGAGGTCTATGCGTCGGTAAGCATCAACCATCTGGTGTTCAACGAATTTGACATCGGCGATTACCGCACCTTCTATCGCCTCGATCCGCCTCTACGGGCCGAATCTGACCGGGTAGCTCTGGTCGATGCGGTCGAAGACGGGGTGATTGATGTCATCGTCTCTAACCACAGCCCTGCCCCCGCAGAGGATAAGCGTCTGCCGTTTTCGCAAGCTACCCCCGGCGCGATTGGACTGCAAACCCTGCTGGCCGCCCTGATCGGGCTGCATTTCGACCGCGATATCCCGCTGATCGACCTGCTGCGGGCCGTGACCATCAATCCGGCGCAGATACTGGGGCTTGAGGCCGGACGACTGAAAAAAGGTGCCCCCGCCGACATCATTGTGGTCGATGTCGATGCGCCGTTTGCGTTGCGCGAAAAAGACATATTGTCAAAATCCAAAAACTCGCCGTTTGAAAACCGCACCCTGCAAGGTAAGGTCTTAAAAACGCTGGTGGATGGGCGAATAGTATATACGGCGGAGTAATCGCGACAAAACGCCCTCCCTGCCCTGCGGGGAGGGGGGACCGCTGAAAGCGGTGGGTGGGGAAAATCTGATGGCAGTCAGGGACGGCGCAAATATTCCCAGAGCACGACAACTGCGCAAAGCCCTGACCAAACCTGAACTCTGGTTGTGGTTACGCCTGAAAGACCGCAAGGCTGTTGGAATCGTCTTTCGCAATCAACATCCCATCGGCCCTTATGTGCTCGACTTTTACTGCCCAAAAGCCAAACTGTGCATCGAAGTTGATGGCGAAATCCATACACATGCCCATCAACAACAGCATGATAAAACCCGTGACCTGTGGCTTAAAAGCAAAGGCATCGGTGTCTATAGAATTAAAGCCATCGACCTGCTTGATAATCCCGATGAAACCGCACAGGGGGTTATTGACCTTGCCAGAGAACGCATAATAAATACCCCACCCACCGCCTTCGGCGGTTCCCCCTCCCCATAAATAGGGAGGGTGTAGTAAGGACAGACCGTGCTGAGCCAACCGATCATCTATGCCCTTGCCGTACTGGGCGGCTACCTTTTGGGGTCGATACCGTTTGGCGTGCTGACGACCAAACTGGCGGGCATAGATATCCGCGAAGTCGGCTCCGGCAATATTGGCGCCACCAATGTCCTGCGCACCGGCCGTAAGGATCTGGCGCTGATCACGTTCTTAGGCGACACCGGTAAGGGCGCTATGGCGGTTGGTATTGCGTTTGCGGCCCTGCTGACCGTTGATATGGCTACCCGTCAGACCGGCATGGCATTGGCCGGGGCGGCGGCGTTTCTAGGCCACCTGTTCCCCGTCTGGCTGAAATTCAAGGGTGGCAAGGGGGTCGCGACCTTCCTTGGCACCCTGTTTGCCGCAGCCTGGCCGATGGGGCTGGCGGCGGGGGCTATCTGGTTGCTGGTGGCGTTTACCCTGCGCATTTCGTCTTTGAGCGCGCTGGTCGCCGCCGCACTCATCGCCCCCGTAGGGTTCCTGATTGATCAGCCCTACCCGTTCGTGCTGATGAGCCTGTTCATGGCGGTGCTGATCTATATCCGCCACAAGGACAACATCAAACGGCTGATGGCTGGCACTGAGCCTAAGATCGGCAAAAAGGACAAGACGGCCTAGATGTCCCTGTTCGATGCGCCCCCCTTTCCGCCTGTCAAGACCGAAGAGGAGCGCATCGCCCGCCTGAGACTGGCGCGCACTCAGCGCATCGGCCCGATCAATTTTCAGCAACTTATCACCCGTTTCGGAAGTGCTGTCCGCGCGCTGGAAGCCCTGCCTACGCTTGCTCAACGCGCAGGCGGCGGCATAACGCCTGCCCCCATGGCGATGGTTGAGGCCGAGATCAAAAACAGCCGCGCCACCGGTGCGCGTCTGGTCGTGCTGGGCGATAGCGATTACCCCAAACTGCTCAGCCATATCGCCGCCGCCCCGCCCGTTTTGTGGTTGCTGGGAGAGCACGCCCTGTCGCCCAAAGCCGTGGCCATCGTCGGGGCGCGCAATGCCTCCGCCGCCGGTATGAAGATGGCCCAAACCCTGGCCGCAGACCTTGGTGAAGCTGGGTACACCATCGTCTCGGGTTTGGCGCGCGGCATTGACACCCATGCCCATCAGGGATCACTCAAGACCGGCACGGCGGCCGTTTTGGGCGGGGGTATTGATGATGTCTATCCGCCGCAAAATCAGGATTTATATACCGCGCTGAAATCCTACGGTGTGCTGATCTCCGAAAGTCCGGCGGGCTATAAGGCCCACGCCCGCGATTTTCCCCGCCGCAACCGGGTCATCAGCGGCCTGACCCTGGGGACGATTGTGGTTGAGGCCGAACTGCGCTCCGGCTCCCTGATCACGGCACGGCTGGCGGGTGAGCAGAACCGCGATGTCTTTGCCGTGCCTGGTTCGCCGCTCGATCCAAGGGCGCGCGGGTCCAATGACCTGCTGCGCCAAGGTGCGCACCTGTGTGAAACCGCCGAAGACGTCATCCGCATACTGGAAACCGGTATTGGTTTTAATGACGGGACGCGTTCGGCATATGACGATATGCGCCCGCACTATCTGGCCACCGCCGAGGACACGTCGGATGATCTTGATGACCGGATCGACGATCTTCGCACCCAGATACTCAACCTGATCAGCCATACCCCCAGCCACCGTGACGAAGTGCTGAGGCTTGCGGGCGCGTCAATGACGCTCGGTTTTGCGGCCCTCAGCGAGCTTGAAATCGCCGGATTGATCGCCCCTCAACCCGGCGGATATTACGTGTTGGTCGATTAATCACCATCAAGCCATAGGCCCGCGCGCCTTTTGAGCAGCATGATACAGATGCTCGCTCAGGCCCTGATGCCCGACCTTTTGTGCCATCTGCGCCAGAGATGCCGCCATATCGCCGATATAGACCAGAACCTCGGCCTGTTCCTGCACGGAAACCTCCTGACCGGCTTCGCGCTCCAACTCCTTCATAGCTACTCCTTATACCTAAATGCCCGCAGGCACGGGATATGGCACAGGCCACTTCTCCCCCATCAGTTGAAAGCTTAAATAAAATTACCTTTAATTGCAATTCTCATTCTTACTACCTTTGGATTTATGTAGGGGAAGACTCAAGATCAGCCCTCTATGGCCGCCGTGGCAAAAAAGCCGCTTCACAGTTGACTGAAACCGCTTTAAGGCTGGCATATTTGAAGCCTGCTCCCATTTTCAGGCTCATCGCTATTTTGCAGACGGATTTATAAAAGCCTTATGAAGCTGGTTATTGTCGAAAGTCCTGCCAAGGCCAAAACCATCAACAAATATCTGGGCAAGGACTATAAGGTTCTGGCGTCCTACGGCCATGTGCGCGACCTGCCGTCCAAGGATGGCTCGGTTAAGCCCGACGATGACTTCGCCATGATCTGGGAAGCTGACCCCAAGGCGGTCAAACGTCTTAACGAAATCGCCGAAGCCGCGAAGGCGTCCGATGGCGTCATCCTCGCGACCGACCCCGACCGCGAAGGGGAAGCCATTTCCTGGCACGTGCTTGAGGTGCTAAATAAGAAGAAAGTGCTCAAAGAAAAGACCGTTGAGCGCGTCACCTTCAACGCCATCACCAAATCCGCCGTCGATCTGGCCATGGCCAATCCGCGCCAGCTCGATATGGAACTGGTCGAAGCCTATCTGGCGCGCCGCGCCCTTGATTACCTCGTGGGCTTTACCCTGTCGCCCGTTCTGTGGCGTAAGCTGCCCGGCGCGCGCTCGGCCGGACGGGTGCAGTCTGTGGCGCTGAAGATCGTCGTTGACCGCGAAGTCGAGATTGAGAAGTTCAAAACCGAAGAATACTGGACCGTCGATACCGAAGTTTCGGCCAATTCACCGCCATTTTCGGCCAAGTTGATCCAGCTAAATGGCAAAAAATTGGGCAAATTCGACCTGCCCAACGAAGCCGCGGCCAAGGGCGCCGAAGCCGCCATTGCCGCCTCGAACTTTACCATTACCGAGGTTGATCAAAAGCCCGGCAAGCGCACCCCGCCGCCGCCGTTCACCACCTCGACCCTCCAGCAGGAAGCGTCGCGCAAGCTGGGCTTTTCCGCCTCACGCACCATGCAGACGGCGCAGAAACTGTACGAAGGCGTTGATATCGGCGGGGAAACCACCGGTCTGATCACCTATATGCGAACTGA
Protein-coding regions in this window:
- the gatC gene encoding Asp-tRNA(Asn)/Glu-tRNA(Gln) amidotransferase subunit GatC, producing the protein MAIDVATVKKVASLSRLREPEARLESLSGELNGILGWIEQLNEIDVTGVEPMTTAVAAAAPLREDVVSDGGKVADVVKNAPKTVDGFFVVPKVVE
- a CDS encoding 2OG-Fe(II) oxygenase, yielding MSEKDRFITLIRDALPRNRDGLMQQWQNPQGTTTRHFILDNLLPAADAHRIHEAFPRDGDGFFNRDTFREKKRTSTDLSGYAPILSDITYALQDQAIVELIADMVGFEAIEPDPKLYAGGLSMMFKDDFLNPHIDNSHDGDRQKYRRLNLLYYVSPDWKTEYGGNLELWDDERKTPVTVTAAFNRLVVMETTKLSWHSVSPVVTDRPRTCVSNYYFSNISPDQSDYFHVTSFSGRPGETLKSAIGVVDNAARNLVSKTLGTGRGRDRINKT
- a CDS encoding UrcA family protein, with product MVRSVYMVALASVALLSAGVSVAQAGEKDRTATKTVVSVEGVNFNNTAEVAKVYRQLKNTANTLCDSEYQRYAAQDRQCAQAALSNAVRQLNQPTLTALHESKNAPVYADKGRVLAGLSQ
- the ruvX gene encoding Holliday junction resolvase RuvX: MAVVDITELKALLPVRTGVLGLDLGEKTIGVAVSDISLTIASPLELVNKTKFTQEAEHLFGLMKKREASGMVIGLPVNMDGTEGTRCQSVRAFARNLLRLRDLPIAFWDERWSSSVMNRFLIEEADLTRAKRAEVIDRSAAAYILQGALDRIKGME
- a CDS encoding UrcA family protein; its protein translation is MSRSIYLVALLSGVVISAPVTTALAQEIPEVKVEAGERMRLMDVDREPVERRLSLRDVDFTDARDVDRLYRHLRFVAYDVCNSGPNASRSADRRCAERALNGAVTDIDRPVLTRYHAQISGGEVMVAANHK
- a CDS encoding AEC family transporter produces the protein MTPDTFINGIMPVFLMIALGYGLKKSGFLPLHVWNPIERLAVYVFYPGFLIPAIWHADLSGLSAGPVSIGVTAAMILSALLGFALKPFLKLNGPTFTSVFQGLIRFNSFVFLPIATAIFGDEALGLAAIAMSALIPLSNMASIMVLARWGELEGENQPDRSFKAIMLRLFTNPIFLSCLIGLFLNATHAPSVPFIDKDLKMLGDAAIPTGLILAGAGLSFGYIFKSPGLVVATSLFKVMVVPILSWGICRALGGDTLAQGVALCCGAAPCAAVAYVQARHMGGDAALMAGIVALTTSLSLITLPILLWLFHLA
- a CDS encoding Imm50 family immunity protein — its product is MEQDVIDWSAVTAWFGHIPRFHDAEVVSIEICRDPDPSVIRLYTFRMNPDTDERGYYRLDLHALVTFSVKGISELEIGNWNHQNALLELKVTRCDSGLKLDMEGAYGVDGYLIAESISVTLEPWQAEGTKPDETTTIKSAE
- the pyrC gene encoding dihydroorotase encodes the protein MMTSQPLALVNARLIDPDSGYDGPGSVIIAEGVIADVIFSDVPPSGSADYKVIDCDGNLVCPGLIDLRVKTGEPGHEQKETLKSASLAAAAGGVTSFVVQPDTHPVIDEPAMVDFILRRARDIELVHVYPAGAATKGCDGKTMAEIGLMNEAGALYFTDVDQPIINTKVFGRVLAYAGGFNALVAHRPKEPWLSDGAVATSGEMASRMGLSGVSALAERIALERDLAMVELTGTRLLVDQISTAASVETLKRTKAKGLEVYASVSINHLVFNEFDIGDYRTFYRLDPPLRAESDRVALVDAVEDGVIDVIVSNHSPAPAEDKRLPFSQATPGAIGLQTLLAALIGLHFDRDIPLIDLLRAVTINPAQILGLEAGRLKKGAPADIIVVDVDAPFALREKDILSKSKNSPFENRTLQGKVLKTLVDGRIVYTAE
- a CDS encoding endonuclease domain-containing protein, whose translation is MAVRDGANIPRARQLRKALTKPELWLWLRLKDRKAVGIVFRNQHPIGPYVLDFYCPKAKLCIEVDGEIHTHAHQQQHDKTRDLWLKSKGIGVYRIKAIDLLDNPDETAQGVIDLARERIINTPPTAFGGSPSP
- the plsY gene encoding glycerol-3-phosphate 1-O-acyltransferase PlsY — translated: MLSQPIIYALAVLGGYLLGSIPFGVLTTKLAGIDIREVGSGNIGATNVLRTGRKDLALITFLGDTGKGAMAVGIAFAALLTVDMATRQTGMALAGAAAFLGHLFPVWLKFKGGKGVATFLGTLFAAAWPMGLAAGAIWLLVAFTLRISSLSALVAAALIAPVGFLIDQPYPFVLMSLFMAVLIYIRHKDNIKRLMAGTEPKIGKKDKTA
- the dprA gene encoding DNA-processing protein DprA, whose translation is MSLFDAPPFPPVKTEEERIARLRLARTQRIGPINFQQLITRFGSAVRALEALPTLAQRAGGGITPAPMAMVEAEIKNSRATGARLVVLGDSDYPKLLSHIAAAPPVLWLLGEHALSPKAVAIVGARNASAAGMKMAQTLAADLGEAGYTIVSGLARGIDTHAHQGSLKTGTAAVLGGGIDDVYPPQNQDLYTALKSYGVLISESPAGYKAHARDFPRRNRVISGLTLGTIVVEAELRSGSLITARLAGEQNRDVFAVPGSPLDPRARGSNDLLRQGAHLCETAEDVIRILETGIGFNDGTRSAYDDMRPHYLATAEDTSDDLDDRIDDLRTQILNLISHTPSHRDEVLRLAGASMTLGFAALSELEIAGLIAPQPGGYYVLVD